The genomic DNA TTCAGCGAGTTGGTGGGCTCGGGCGGTCGGGCTGTGGAGCAGCACGCCGACGAGGTGTCGAAGCGCCTGTTCGGTGCGACCGTCGTCGCCGCGACCCTGGGCACGAGCGATCTCACCCTCGAGAACGCCGAAGACGTGGCTACGAAGCGCAACAACGGCGGGGGTGATGCTGCGGCGCTCGCCGACAACGCTGAAGCGAGCGGCAGCGTTCCGCACGACAGTTCGCGCGGCATCCGTCGCCTGCAGCTCTTCGAGGGGCGCGTGGAGGCGAATGGTTTCGAGGTCGAGCAGGTCGATTCCGGCAAGCTCTGCGACGTCGGCGTCGACGTTTCGAGGAAGACCGAGGTCGATCACGATGCGCCTCGTCGCGGAGTGTGCCACCGGGCATCCGGCGGTAGTTGCTGTGTCTGCAATGGCCGCGCCGCCGAGGAGAGCGGCGTTCACGACAGGAAGCTCTGAGCTCGTGCAGGTGATGACGAGGTCTGCGTGGGCTGCGGCCAGCGGGAAGTGCTCGTGCGAGACGGCCGCAATGCCGTGCTTCGCCGCGAATGCCGCGGCGCGTCCAGAGGGCGAGTGCACCGTGATGTCTTGGGCGCCGTGGTCGCGAAGGGCGGCAAGAGTTGCTGCGGCATAGGAGCCGGTGCCGACAAGGAGCACGCGAAGCTCAGCCCAATCGATGATTCGGCTGTCGGCGAGATCAAGTGCGAGTCGCACGAGTGAACGACCGGCGCGCTGGAGGGCCGTTGAGTTCTTCACGTCGCGCTGCGCTTCGGAGGCGCGCTGAAAGAGGCGTTCGAGTTCGGGAGACGTCGTGCCATCGGTGCGCGCTTCCGTCAGCGCGCGTCGCACCTGGCCCGCGATCTCACCCTCGCCGACGACAACTGACTCGAGCCCTGATGCGACTGAGAAAAGATGCTCGGCGACAGCCGAACCGGTGATGACTTCGTAGGAGCCCTCGAGCTCCGCGATCGTCACCGAGGTTGCTGATTCAATCGCCGCGAGTGCCGCTTCGACGCCGACAGCATCGGCTGCGGTCACGGGCTCGTCCATCTCGACGTATGCCTCGAAACGATTGCACGTCGCCACCACCACAGCGCCCTGCACGCATTCACCGTGGGCTGCGATGAGCGGTGCAACAGCAGTGCTGGGGGTGCTCAATCGCTCGAGGAGCTCGAACGGGGCGGTCTTATGACTCGCGCTTAAACACAGCAGCACCAGAGCATTCTACGCCCCGAGAAATGTGCGGGTGCCGAGTCAGGTCTCCCACAGGGAGGGGAATGGGAGAATAGGACCGTGCTCAGTGACATCTCGAACGACCTCGACCAGGTGGCGCCCACAGGCCCCGCGGCATCCGCTCTCGTTCGGGCCCTGCACGGTGAACGAAGTGACCGGCTGCCGGTGTGGTTTATGCGACAGGCTGGTCGCTCGCTTCCGGAGTACCGCGAGCTGCGAGTCGGTACCCGAATGCTTGACGTGTGCCTTGAGCCGGAGCTTGCCGCCGAGATCACCCTGCAACCGGTGCGCCGCCACGGTGTCGATGCTGCCGTGTTCTTCAGCGACATCGTTGTGCCGCTGCGTCTTGCGGGTATCGAGGTAGAAATCGAGTCCGGTCGGGGGCCGGTATTTTCAAACCCTGTGCGCAGCGCCGCAGATGTCGACCGCATCACGATGGTCGACCCGGCAGAAGTCGCAGCGGCCGCTGGGCCGATCCGCGAAGCCGTTGCGATGGTCTGCCGTGAACTCGGAGAGACTCCGCTCGTCGGGTTTGCCGGTGCCCCTTTCACGCTCGCCGCGTACCTCGTCGAGGGCGGTCCTTCTAAAGAGCACCTGCGTGCCCGCGCCATGATGCATGCTGACCCCGAG from Microbacterium endophyticum includes the following:
- a CDS encoding glutamyl-tRNA reductase → MLLCLSASHKTAPFELLERLSTPSTAVAPLIAAHGECVQGAVVVATCNRFEAYVEMDEPVTAADAVGVEAALAAIESATSVTIAELEGSYEVITGSAVAEHLFSVASGLESVVVGEGEIAGQVRRALTEARTDGTTSPELERLFQRASEAQRDVKNSTALQRAGRSLVRLALDLADSRIIDWAELRVLLVGTGSYAAATLAALRDHGAQDITVHSPSGRAAAFAAKHGIAAVSHEHFPLAAAHADLVITCTSSELPVVNAALLGGAAIADTATTAGCPVAHSATRRIVIDLGLPRNVDADVAELAGIDLLDLETIRLHAPLEELQATDAARTVVRNAAARFSVVGERRSITPAVVALRSHVFGVLEGEIARAQGRGDDGRTEQALRHLVGVLLHSPTARAHQLAESGRGDDFIAGLNAVFGIELPDAVAIADDEPEASATA
- the hemE gene encoding uroporphyrinogen decarboxylase, which gives rise to MSNDLDQVAPTGPAASALVRALHGERSDRLPVWFMRQAGRSLPEYRELRVGTRMLDVCLEPELAAEITLQPVRRHGVDAAVFFSDIVVPLRLAGIEVEIESGRGPVFSNPVRSAADVDRITMVDPAEVAAAAGPIREAVAMVCRELGETPLVGFAGAPFTLAAYLVEGGPSKEHLRARAMMHADPESWHRLAGWLAEVSAAFLKAQTDGGASAVQLFDSWAGSLSVADYRAFVAPHSTAALAGVTVPRIHFGVGTDRFLTDMRLGGIVDAVGVDWRTPLDEAAQLLGPDVTVQGNIDPALLQAPWPVLEAHVHDVINRGRVARAHILNLGHGVPPDTDPEVLTRIVALAHEAGV